In a genomic window of Saccharothrix sp. HUAS TT1:
- a CDS encoding NAD(P)-dependent oxidoreductase: MTAGDRSPVTVIGLGPMGSALTRAFVGAGHRTTVWHRSHQRPEEPAANGAIRAATLVEAVSASPLVVVRVVDHRAMREIVNSLDGTTGRVVVNLTAGTAEDARDTASWAASRGVGYIDGAILTTAEELGSDTTLTFYGGPKELYQEHEPTLTALGGTCTYLGDDVGLPALYEMALHGVMWSAWAGLLHGLSLVSSEHLAATDFLPHATRWLQRAVGSVPELMAGVDRGEYPGTTLGHQAVVVERLLAASRTGGVDDGLPGFLLTRVEQAIRRGHAGDGFASLIEVLRDPHSD, encoded by the coding sequence ATGACGGCGGGCGACCGTTCGCCTGTGACGGTGATCGGCCTCGGGCCGATGGGGTCGGCGCTCACCCGGGCGTTCGTGGGAGCGGGTCACCGGACAACGGTCTGGCACCGTTCCCACCAGCGTCCGGAAGAGCCGGCGGCCAACGGCGCGATCCGGGCCGCGACGCTGGTAGAGGCCGTGTCGGCGAGCCCGTTGGTGGTCGTCCGCGTAGTCGATCACCGCGCGATGCGGGAGATCGTGAACTCGCTGGACGGCACCACCGGACGAGTGGTCGTGAACCTCACCGCGGGCACTGCGGAAGACGCCCGCGACACCGCTTCGTGGGCGGCCTCGCGAGGCGTCGGCTACATCGACGGGGCGATCCTCACCACGGCCGAAGAGCTGGGTTCGGACACCACTTTGACGTTCTACGGAGGACCGAAGGAGCTGTACCAGGAGCACGAGCCGACGCTGACCGCGTTGGGCGGCACCTGCACCTACCTGGGCGACGACGTCGGGTTGCCCGCGCTGTACGAGATGGCGTTGCACGGCGTGATGTGGAGCGCGTGGGCCGGTCTGCTGCACGGGCTCTCGCTGGTGTCGTCCGAGCACCTGGCCGCCACCGACTTCCTGCCGCACGCCACCCGGTGGCTGCAGCGGGCCGTCGGGTCCGTGCCCGAGCTGATGGCGGGCGTCGACCGGGGCGAGTACCCCGGCACGACGCTCGGCCACCAGGCGGTCGTGGTCGAGCGCCTGCTCGCCGCGAGCCGGACGGGCGGTGTGGACGACGGGCTGCCGGGCTTCCTGCTGACGCGGGTGGAACAGGCGATCCGCCGGGGACACGCGGGCGACGGGTTCGCCAGCCTGATCGAGGTCCTGCGCGACCCGCACTCCGACTGA
- a CDS encoding BTAD domain-containing putative transcriptional regulator, with translation MRFGILGPLTVWTEDDRVVPVPGVKARTLLACLLAHGGGAVSADRLAEELWGDSPPSNLAGALHTKVWQLRRALDDAEPGAGELVVSRPPGYLLDVTAGAVDARRFAALLGAAHESADLRAKAALLGDALAQWRGPALADFVDADFAQPVVARLEELRLTALEDRAEVMLGLGEHGLLVGELGDLLARHPLRERLRAAHMRALYAAGRQSEALASFDALRSTLSGELGLEPSAELVALRQAILERDLRLTPMPSPITTAARPLTNLPVQMTPLIGRDAAIGQVRALLDASRLVTLNGIGGVGKTKLALAAAAEVADLYPDGVWLVELATLESPDGVVEVVATVLGVRDEVTGAGPPVALITRLADALRTKQLLLVLDNCEHVVERVADVAEVLLMAAPGVRILATSQEPLGIAGERLWTVPPLTLPDADGASTAVELFVARATAAAPDFALDGSTVDGVHAICRRLDGIPFALELAATRVRALGVHEVAARLRDRFSLLTVGRRGAPARQQTLRAAIDWSWDLLSNRERVVLRRLSAFSGGCPLTAAEEVCAGDGIEQDEVVDLVARLVDRSLVSASDVAGARRYRLPESVSAYCAERLREAGESDRTRTRHAAYHADFAVRVMAHLRGPDQRRWLELADVEAANFRVALDTAAYQGRADLALRTVNALAWYWFLRGRLGEATRAFVAALAIEGPSDPSERAKALAWQAGFSLRAGESTYPLENYDELADEIADPLSRATARWFLGFARIGYGDQDSSEKRIDRALGEFRSLEDRWGMAAALAALATQAVLRGDLDATQQYGEESAALFRDVGDGWGQLQAGDALASLAEVRGDYDHAVRVHREGLRIAETLGLWSEVSTKLSGLARIGLLKGDYAQARELHERAMRLAAEQSFTFGEQFAEVGLGLGARRQGRLDAAEAHLRRWLDWCRQLDGDVGEALILAELGFVAEQRGDAAGALALHQEGYSAAKATGDPRSLALALEGLAGALAVAGRHVESATLLGAATAARENAGAPLPEAERGDVTRIESTLRAALGDGFAEHHEHGRALDPVTAHALVDQRS, from the coding sequence GTGCGTTTCGGCATCCTGGGGCCCCTGACCGTCTGGACAGAGGACGACCGCGTCGTCCCTGTTCCGGGGGTGAAGGCGCGCACCCTCCTGGCGTGCCTCCTGGCGCACGGCGGCGGGGCGGTCTCGGCCGACCGCCTGGCCGAGGAGCTGTGGGGCGACTCGCCGCCGAGCAACCTGGCCGGCGCCCTGCACACCAAGGTCTGGCAGCTGCGCCGGGCGCTGGACGACGCGGAGCCGGGCGCGGGGGAGCTGGTGGTGTCCCGCCCGCCGGGCTACCTGCTGGACGTGACCGCCGGCGCGGTGGACGCCCGCCGGTTCGCCGCGCTGCTGGGCGCCGCCCACGAGAGCGCCGACCTGCGGGCCAAGGCGGCCCTGCTGGGCGACGCCCTCGCCCAGTGGCGAGGTCCGGCGCTCGCGGACTTCGTCGACGCCGACTTCGCCCAGCCGGTCGTGGCGCGGCTGGAGGAGCTGCGGCTCACCGCGCTGGAGGACCGGGCCGAGGTCATGCTGGGCCTCGGCGAGCACGGCCTGCTGGTCGGCGAGCTGGGCGACCTGCTGGCGCGGCACCCCCTGCGGGAACGGCTGCGCGCCGCGCACATGCGCGCCCTCTACGCCGCGGGCCGGCAGAGCGAGGCCCTGGCGAGCTTCGACGCCCTGCGCTCCACGTTGTCCGGGGAGCTGGGGCTGGAGCCGAGCGCCGAGCTGGTCGCGCTGCGCCAGGCGATCCTGGAGCGCGACCTCCGGCTCACCCCCATGCCGTCCCCGATCACGACGGCCGCCCGCCCGCTGACCAACCTGCCCGTGCAGATGACGCCGCTGATCGGCCGGGACGCGGCGATCGGGCAGGTGCGCGCGCTGCTGGACGCGAGCAGGCTGGTGACGCTCAACGGCATCGGCGGCGTCGGCAAGACCAAGCTGGCGCTGGCCGCCGCCGCCGAGGTCGCCGACCTCTACCCGGACGGGGTGTGGCTGGTCGAGCTGGCCACGCTGGAGTCGCCGGACGGCGTGGTGGAGGTCGTGGCGACCGTGCTGGGCGTGCGGGACGAGGTGACCGGCGCGGGACCGCCGGTCGCGCTGATCACGCGGTTGGCGGACGCGTTGCGCACCAAGCAGCTGCTGCTGGTGCTGGACAACTGCGAGCACGTGGTCGAGCGGGTCGCGGACGTGGCCGAGGTGCTGCTGATGGCCGCGCCCGGCGTGCGCATCCTGGCCACCAGCCAGGAGCCGCTGGGCATCGCGGGCGAGCGGCTGTGGACGGTGCCGCCGCTGACCCTGCCCGACGCCGACGGCGCGTCCACGGCGGTGGAGCTGTTCGTGGCGCGCGCGACGGCGGCGGCCCCGGACTTCGCGCTGGACGGGTCCACGGTGGACGGCGTGCACGCGATCTGCCGCCGGCTGGACGGCATCCCGTTCGCGCTGGAGCTGGCCGCGACCCGCGTGCGGGCGCTGGGCGTGCACGAGGTCGCGGCCCGCCTGCGGGACCGGTTCTCGCTGCTGACCGTCGGCAGGCGGGGCGCGCCCGCCCGGCAGCAGACGCTGCGGGCGGCGATCGACTGGAGCTGGGACCTGCTGTCGAACCGCGAGCGGGTGGTGCTGCGCAGGCTCTCGGCGTTCAGCGGCGGCTGCCCGCTGACCGCGGCGGAAGAGGTGTGCGCCGGCGACGGCATCGAGCAGGACGAGGTGGTCGACCTGGTGGCGCGGCTGGTGGACCGGAGCCTGGTGAGCGCTTCGGACGTGGCCGGGGCGCGCCGGTACCGGTTGCCCGAGTCGGTGTCCGCCTACTGCGCCGAGCGGCTGCGCGAAGCGGGGGAGAGCGATCGGACGCGGACCCGGCACGCCGCCTACCACGCCGACTTCGCCGTGCGGGTGATGGCGCACCTGCGCGGCCCCGACCAGCGCCGGTGGCTCGAACTGGCCGACGTCGAGGCGGCCAACTTCCGGGTCGCCCTGGACACCGCGGCGTACCAGGGCCGGGCGGACCTCGCGTTGCGCACGGTCAACGCGCTGGCCTGGTACTGGTTCCTGCGCGGGCGGCTCGGCGAAGCCACGCGCGCGTTCGTGGCGGCGTTGGCCATCGAAGGGCCTTCCGACCCGTCGGAGCGGGCCAAGGCGCTCGCGTGGCAGGCGGGGTTCAGCCTGCGCGCGGGCGAGTCGACCTACCCGCTGGAGAACTACGACGAGCTGGCCGACGAGATCGCCGACCCGCTGAGCCGGGCCACGGCGCGCTGGTTCCTCGGGTTCGCCCGCATCGGCTACGGCGACCAGGACAGCAGCGAGAAGCGCATCGACCGGGCGTTGGGCGAGTTCCGCTCGCTGGAGGACCGGTGGGGCATGGCGGCCGCGCTGGCCGCGCTGGCGACGCAGGCGGTGCTGCGCGGCGACCTGGACGCGACCCAGCAGTACGGCGAGGAGAGCGCCGCGCTGTTCCGCGACGTCGGCGACGGCTGGGGGCAGCTGCAGGCGGGTGACGCGCTGGCGTCGTTGGCGGAGGTGCGCGGTGACTACGACCACGCGGTGCGCGTGCACCGGGAGGGCCTGCGCATCGCCGAGACGCTGGGGCTGTGGTCGGAGGTGTCGACCAAGCTGTCCGGCCTGGCCCGGATCGGGCTGCTCAAGGGCGACTACGCCCAGGCGCGCGAGCTGCACGAGCGGGCGATGCGGCTGGCCGCCGAGCAGAGCTTCACCTTCGGCGAGCAGTTCGCCGAGGTCGGGCTGGGCCTGGGCGCGCGGAGGCAGGGCCGGTTGGACGCGGCCGAAGCGCACCTGCGGCGCTGGCTGGACTGGTGCCGCCAGCTGGACGGCGACGTCGGCGAGGCGTTGATCCTGGCCGAGCTGGGGTTCGTGGCCGAGCAGCGCGGTGACGCGGCCGGCGCGCTGGCGCTGCACCAGGAGGGGTACTCGGCGGCGAAGGCCACCGGCGACCCCCGGTCGCTGGCGCTGGCGCTGGAGGGCCTGGCGGGCGCGCTGGCGGTGGCCGGTCGGCACGTCGAGTCGGCCACCCTGCTCGGCGCCGCCACCGCCGCCCGCGAGAACGCCGGCGCGCCGCTGCCCGAGGCCGAGCGCGGCGACGTGACGCGGATCGAGAGCACGTTGCGCGCAGCGCTCGGCGACGGGTTCGCGGAGCACCACGAGCACGGTCGCGCGCTCGACCCCGTCACGGCGCACGCCCTGGTCGACCAGAGGAGCTGA
- a CDS encoding NAD(P)-dependent oxidoreductase, with product MSGRLPGRRRGPLARAGAVREKAERAARQTGRAVGERRREHQPPPVEPEQHEENLQMTSDNRAPVTVIGLGSMGSALAKSFVAKGHSTTVWNRTPEKADDLVASGAVRAATVAEAVAASDLVVVCVLDYHAMRELFDPLGDALAGRTVVNLTSGTPEEARETAGWAAGRGVDYVDGAIMAIPPMIGSDEALIFYGGPQGAYDAHAESLATIAGAGTYLGEDAGLPSLYDVALLGLMWTTWAGYMHSLALVKSENVSAEAFLPYAQAWFEHVIAPEVPGIAGQVDAGSYPDEGSALGMQAIAIEHLVDASRAQGVDVALPEFLKQRAQEAIKRGHAGSGFGSLFEVLRKPAAE from the coding sequence ATGAGCGGGCGATTACCCGGCCGCCGCCGCGGACCTCTCGCACGTGCCGGAGCGGTTCGAGAGAAGGCCGAGAGGGCGGCGCGTCAGACTGGACGGGCGGTAGGCGAACGACGGCGGGAGCACCAGCCGCCCCCCGTCGAACCAGAACAGCATGAGGAGAACCTGCAGATGACTTCGGACAACCGCGCACCGGTGACAGTGATCGGCCTGGGGTCCATGGGCTCGGCGCTCGCGAAGTCCTTCGTGGCCAAGGGCCACTCGACCACCGTCTGGAACCGCACCCCCGAGAAGGCCGACGACCTGGTCGCCTCGGGCGCCGTCCGGGCCGCCACGGTCGCCGAGGCGGTGGCCGCGAGCGACCTGGTCGTGGTGTGCGTGCTCGACTACCACGCGATGCGCGAGCTCTTCGACCCGCTCGGCGACGCGCTCGCCGGTCGCACCGTCGTCAACCTCACCTCGGGCACCCCGGAGGAGGCCCGCGAGACGGCCGGGTGGGCGGCCGGGCGCGGCGTCGACTACGTGGACGGCGCGATCATGGCCATCCCCCCGATGATCGGCTCGGACGAAGCGCTCATCTTCTACGGCGGCCCGCAGGGCGCCTACGACGCCCACGCCGAGAGCCTGGCCACGATCGCCGGCGCGGGCACCTACCTCGGCGAGGACGCGGGCCTGCCGTCGCTGTACGACGTCGCGCTGCTCGGCCTGATGTGGACGACCTGGGCGGGCTACATGCACTCGCTGGCCCTGGTGAAGTCGGAGAACGTCTCGGCCGAGGCGTTCCTGCCGTACGCGCAGGCGTGGTTCGAGCACGTGATCGCGCCCGAGGTGCCCGGCATCGCGGGCCAGGTCGACGCGGGCAGCTACCCCGACGAGGGGTCCGCGCTCGGCATGCAGGCCATCGCGATCGAGCACCTGGTGGACGCGAGCCGCGCGCAGGGCGTGGACGTCGCGCTGCCGGAATTCCTCAAGCAGCGGGCCCAGGAGGCGATCAAGCGCGGTCACGCGGGCAGCGGCTTCGGGTCGCTGTTCGAGGTGCTGCGCAAGCCCGCCGCCGAGTAG
- a CDS encoding aspartate aminotransferase family protein — protein sequence MSASPGAPEFADSYLVEVLSEFGLALKYVRAEGNTLYYLADDGSEVGVFDAASGFGSLMFGHNNPELVEHAKWLLDQQTPVHAQFSGYSYAINLAAKLNEIVRRELKTEDKFYGLFGNSGAEAVEITIKHAELDRGMRIKELKAGIESNIEAARSAVEGGARVSEAAAALAGGADFDRLVTEVRRRNAETEARPPLFLALEGGFHGKLVSSVQLTFNEEFRGPFKSLAAQARFIPRERPEMISKVVEEERAALLDVVVQDGVVDLVERDFPVFAAFLVEPILGEAGIYPMTRELARALREACDTIGVPLVSDEIQSGMGRSGTFLAGTQIDLKPDYIILAKALGGGLAKLGVVLVNEHRYRKDFELMHTSTFGRDGFSSRLALKFLEMLEADGGKAYQLAAERGAKAKAMMEAIKADYPDVVKEVRGKGLMLGFELHDQGKSASAAIREAVEYEALAFVIGGHLLRKHRIRIFSTASNLETMRFEPSIHLSDEELAQVDAGFRDVCQILREQDADKFA from the coding sequence ATGAGCGCTTCTCCCGGTGCGCCCGAATTCGCGGACTCCTACCTCGTCGAAGTGCTGTCGGAGTTCGGCCTGGCGCTGAAGTACGTGCGCGCCGAAGGCAACACGCTGTACTACCTGGCAGACGACGGCAGCGAGGTCGGCGTGTTCGACGCCGCCAGCGGGTTCGGATCGCTGATGTTCGGGCACAACAACCCCGAGCTGGTCGAGCACGCCAAGTGGCTGCTCGACCAGCAGACCCCGGTGCACGCGCAGTTCTCCGGCTACTCCTACGCGATCAACCTCGCGGCCAAGCTGAACGAGATCGTGCGCCGCGAGCTGAAGACCGAGGACAAGTTCTACGGCCTGTTCGGCAATTCCGGCGCCGAGGCCGTGGAAATCACGATCAAGCACGCCGAACTCGACCGCGGCATGCGGATCAAGGAGCTGAAGGCGGGCATCGAGAGCAACATCGAGGCCGCCCGCTCCGCCGTCGAGGGCGGCGCCCGCGTCTCGGAGGCCGCCGCCGCGCTGGCCGGCGGCGCCGACTTCGACCGGCTCGTCACCGAGGTGCGCCGCCGCAACGCCGAGACCGAGGCCCGCCCGCCGCTGTTCCTCGCGCTGGAGGGCGGTTTCCACGGCAAGCTCGTCAGCAGCGTCCAGCTCACCTTCAACGAGGAGTTCCGCGGCCCGTTCAAGTCGCTCGCCGCGCAGGCCCGGTTCATCCCGCGCGAGCGCCCGGAGATGATCTCGAAGGTCGTCGAGGAGGAGCGGGCCGCGCTGCTGGACGTCGTCGTGCAGGACGGCGTGGTCGACCTGGTCGAGCGCGACTTCCCGGTGTTCGCGGCGTTCCTGGTCGAGCCGATCCTGGGCGAGGCGGGCATCTACCCGATGACCCGCGAGCTGGCGCGGGCCCTGCGGGAGGCGTGCGACACCATCGGCGTGCCGCTGGTGTCCGACGAGATCCAGTCCGGCATGGGCCGCTCCGGCACGTTCCTCGCGGGCACCCAGATCGACCTCAAGCCCGACTACATCATCCTGGCCAAGGCCCTGGGCGGCGGTCTGGCGAAGCTCGGCGTGGTGCTGGTGAACGAGCACCGCTACCGCAAGGACTTCGAGCTGATGCACACCTCGACGTTCGGCCGCGACGGCTTCTCCAGCCGCCTGGCGCTGAAGTTCCTGGAGATGCTGGAGGCCGACGGCGGCAAGGCCTACCAGCTCGCGGCGGAGCGCGGCGCGAAGGCGAAGGCCATGATGGAGGCGATCAAGGCCGACTACCCGGACGTCGTCAAGGAGGTCCGCGGCAAGGGCCTCATGCTCGGCTTCGAGCTGCACGACCAGGGCAAGTCGGCCTCGGCGGCGATCCGCGAGGCGGTCGAGTACGAGGCGCTGGCGTTCGTCATCGGCGGCCACCTGCTGCGCAAGCACCGCATCCGCATCTTCTCCACCGCCTCCAACCTGGAGACGATGCGCTTCGAGCCGTCGATCCACCTCAGCGACGAGGAACTCGCCCAGGTCGACGCGGGCTTCCGCGACGTGTGCCAGATCCTCCGCGAGCAGGACGCGGACAAGTTCGCGTGA
- a CDS encoding cytochrome P450 produces the protein MTSRLSYPVIDTAGRDLHGESERLRALGRAVRVELPGDVIAWWVTDHALVKQLLTDPRVSRDTYRHWPAWGGGESELAQTWSLAMWVADRNMITAYGAEHTRLRKLVAKAFTARRTQAMRPRIEAITEELLADLAAAPAGEVVDLRERFAYPLPVRVISELLGIPDEIRGPLLRSVHEIMDTSAGPEQVKANELELYRLMHELVAIKRTRPGDDVTTGLIQAHDEDGGHLSERELVDTVLLMFTAGHETTVNLLDQTIALLLTHPAQRAAVLDGALAWEDVVEESLRLEAPFPNLPLRYAVEDIDLGDAFIPKGDPIVIAFGAAGRDRKVHGETAAEFDPTRPTRRDHLAFGHGVHHCLGAPLARLEAAIGLPALFARFPRLRLAVPADELRPLGSFISNGHETLPVVLTRSGEESHE, from the coding sequence GTGACCAGCCGACTGAGCTACCCGGTCATCGACACGGCCGGGCGCGACCTCCACGGCGAGTCCGAGCGCCTGCGCGCGCTCGGCCGCGCCGTGCGGGTCGAGCTGCCCGGCGACGTGATCGCGTGGTGGGTCACCGACCACGCGCTCGTCAAACAACTCCTCACCGACCCGCGGGTGTCCCGCGACACCTACCGGCACTGGCCCGCGTGGGGTGGCGGCGAGAGCGAGCTGGCCCAGACCTGGTCGCTCGCGATGTGGGTCGCCGACCGCAACATGATCACCGCGTACGGCGCGGAGCACACCCGGCTGCGCAAGCTGGTCGCCAAGGCGTTCACCGCCCGCCGCACGCAGGCGATGCGCCCGCGCATCGAGGCGATCACCGAGGAGCTGCTGGCGGACCTCGCGGCGGCGCCCGCGGGCGAGGTCGTCGACCTGCGCGAGCGGTTCGCCTACCCGTTGCCGGTGCGGGTGATCTCGGAGCTGCTGGGCATCCCGGACGAGATCCGCGGCCCGCTGCTGCGGTCGGTGCACGAGATCATGGACACCTCCGCCGGTCCCGAGCAGGTCAAGGCCAACGAGCTGGAGCTGTACCGGCTGATGCACGAGCTGGTCGCGATCAAGCGCACCCGGCCCGGCGACGACGTGACCACCGGCCTGATCCAGGCCCACGACGAGGACGGCGGCCACCTCAGCGAGCGCGAGCTCGTCGACACGGTCCTGCTGATGTTCACCGCGGGCCACGAGACGACGGTGAACCTGCTCGACCAGACCATCGCCCTGCTGCTGACCCACCCCGCCCAGCGCGCCGCCGTGCTCGACGGCGCGCTGGCGTGGGAGGACGTGGTCGAGGAGTCGCTGCGGCTGGAGGCGCCGTTCCCGAACCTGCCGCTGCGCTACGCCGTGGAGGACATCGACCTCGGCGACGCGTTCATCCCGAAGGGCGACCCGATCGTCATCGCGTTCGGCGCGGCCGGGCGCGACCGGAAGGTGCACGGCGAGACCGCCGCCGAGTTCGACCCGACCCGACCCACCCGCCGCGACCACCTCGCGTTCGGCCACGGCGTGCACCACTGCCTGGGCGCACCGCTCGCGCGCCTGGAAGCCGCGATCGGCCTGCCCGCCCTGTTCGCCCGGTTCCCGCGGCTGCGGCTCGCGGTGCCGGCCGACGAGCTGCGCCCGTTGGGGTCGTTCATCTCCAACGGCCACGAGACGTTGCCCGTAGTGCTGACCCGAAGCGGGGAGGAAAGCCATGAGTGA
- a CDS encoding acyl-CoA dehydrogenase family protein, translating to MSEVLDAVRDLVPRLRENGVEAEENRWIPEENVDLLDKAGVFSMAVPRRFGGLDLPVAEQIAVLTEIARGCGSTAWTSVAWVSSTWMATLYPDQAQEEIFAGGSVRISGGFTPTAKATPTDGGYLLNGSWRFNTGCRGAHWDLLAAIVEHPDGAEEEVFAMVPMSELTIADDWHVSAAAGTGSSTTTAKDVFVPAHRVVTGEDALMEGVPGRTPTAPGRAYSLISYVVAESVAAYIGMAKGALEVFLERLPGRGLAYTSWTDQRQHPLTQHRVALAANKIAAAEALSASYVDVLQRRADAGEQPTWEEKAAVRGQAGTAILLVKEAVEGLQTIAGASALSKFAAFQRFHRDLLGLSTHGLMSPDMGLEVHGRVLVGLDPETPFL from the coding sequence ATGAGTGAAGTGCTGGACGCGGTCCGGGACCTCGTGCCGAGGCTGCGCGAGAACGGTGTGGAGGCCGAGGAGAACCGCTGGATCCCCGAGGAGAACGTCGACCTGCTCGACAAGGCGGGCGTCTTCTCGATGGCGGTCCCGCGCCGGTTCGGCGGCCTGGACCTGCCGGTGGCCGAGCAGATCGCCGTGCTGACCGAGATCGCCCGCGGCTGCGGCTCGACGGCGTGGACGTCGGTGGCCTGGGTGTCGAGCACCTGGATGGCCACGCTGTACCCCGACCAGGCGCAGGAGGAGATCTTCGCCGGCGGGTCGGTGCGCATCTCCGGCGGCTTCACGCCCACCGCGAAGGCCACGCCCACCGACGGCGGCTACCTCCTCAACGGGTCCTGGCGGTTCAACACCGGCTGCCGCGGCGCGCACTGGGACCTGCTGGCCGCGATCGTCGAGCACCCCGACGGCGCCGAGGAGGAGGTGTTCGCGATGGTACCCATGTCGGAGCTGACCATCGCGGACGACTGGCACGTGTCCGCCGCCGCGGGCACCGGCAGCTCCACCACCACCGCCAAGGACGTGTTCGTGCCCGCGCACCGCGTCGTCACCGGCGAGGACGCCCTGATGGAGGGCGTGCCGGGCCGCACGCCCACGGCGCCGGGTCGGGCCTACAGCCTGATCAGCTACGTCGTCGCGGAGTCCGTCGCCGCCTACATCGGCATGGCCAAGGGCGCGCTGGAGGTCTTCCTGGAGCGCCTGCCCGGCCGCGGCCTGGCCTACACGTCGTGGACCGACCAGCGGCAGCACCCGTTGACGCAGCACCGCGTCGCGCTGGCGGCGAACAAGATCGCCGCGGCCGAAGCGCTGTCCGCGTCCTACGTGGACGTGCTCCAGCGGCGCGCCGACGCGGGCGAGCAGCCGACGTGGGAGGAGAAGGCGGCGGTCCGCGGCCAGGCGGGCACGGCGATCCTGCTGGTCAAGGAGGCCGTCGAAGGGCTGCAGACCATCGCGGGCGCGTCCGCGCTGAGCAAGTTCGCCGCGTTCCAGCGCTTCCACCGCGACCTGCTCGGCCTGTCCACGCACGGCCTCATGTCGCCCGACATGGGCCTGGAGGTGCACGGGCGGGTCCTGGTCGGCCTCGACCCCGAAACCCCGTTCCTGTAG
- a CDS encoding flavin monoamine oxidase family protein, protein MSELVKTAGPTRRGFLKALATTTVVGSALPPAVASAAGPGARSTHDVIVVGAGFAGVTAARELGRRGLRVLVLEARDRIGGRTWTTTFEGEQVELGGTWVDPLQTTVWNEIEAQRIGFVADASAERTLFPTENGFGFFSPEEAFGRQGELLTRFSERARELFPNAYDPLARADLLQAPDALTIRQHLDSMRLSALDEKWLSGATGGLGGGSTRGAYTQFLHWWALCNYNAEQYYGINTYKPASGMNGLARSILAESRAEVRLNSPVRSIADNGGQVTVRTVAGAVHTAAAVVVAVPVNVWRTIEFAPGLSAAKLQASRETIGVPNAKKLWMHVASSIGNTYVHAPEGDYPVDTLLPYKQTSRGWLMIGFSGDPRLDVNNAAQVQEAVRLIVPDARVLSVKGHNWGGDRFALGGWSFRRPRQLTGLLRAVQQPQGRISFATSDIASGWSGYVEGAMESGLVAADQVTRRVLR, encoded by the coding sequence ATGAGCGAGTTGGTCAAGACCGCCGGCCCTACGCGCCGCGGCTTCCTCAAGGCGCTGGCCACGACCACGGTCGTGGGCAGCGCCCTGCCGCCCGCCGTCGCGTCGGCGGCCGGTCCCGGCGCCCGGTCCACCCACGACGTGATCGTCGTGGGCGCCGGGTTCGCCGGGGTCACCGCGGCCCGGGAACTGGGCCGCCGGGGCCTGCGGGTCCTGGTGCTGGAGGCGCGGGACCGCATCGGCGGCCGGACGTGGACGACCACGTTCGAGGGCGAGCAGGTCGAGCTGGGCGGCACGTGGGTCGACCCGTTGCAGACCACGGTGTGGAACGAGATCGAGGCGCAGCGCATCGGCTTCGTCGCCGACGCGAGTGCGGAGCGGACGCTCTTCCCGACGGAGAACGGGTTCGGGTTCTTCTCGCCGGAGGAGGCGTTCGGCCGGCAGGGCGAGCTGCTGACGCGGTTCAGCGAACGCGCGCGCGAGCTGTTCCCCAACGCCTACGACCCGCTGGCGCGGGCCGACCTGCTCCAGGCGCCGGACGCGCTGACGATCCGCCAGCACCTGGATTCCATGAGGCTGTCGGCGCTGGACGAGAAGTGGCTCTCCGGCGCGACCGGCGGGCTGGGCGGCGGTTCGACGCGGGGCGCCTACACGCAGTTCCTGCACTGGTGGGCGTTGTGCAACTACAACGCCGAACAGTACTACGGCATCAACACCTACAAGCCCGCCAGCGGCATGAACGGCCTGGCGCGGTCGATCCTGGCCGAGTCGCGGGCGGAGGTGCGGCTGAACTCGCCGGTCAGGTCGATCGCCGACAACGGCGGGCAGGTCACCGTGCGCACCGTCGCGGGAGCCGTGCACACGGCGGCGGCCGTGGTCGTGGCCGTCCCGGTGAACGTGTGGCGCACCATCGAGTTCGCGCCCGGCCTGTCGGCGGCCAAGCTGCAGGCGTCGCGCGAGACGATCGGCGTGCCGAACGCGAAGAAGCTGTGGATGCACGTGGCCTCCTCGATCGGCAACACCTACGTGCACGCCCCGGAAGGCGACTACCCCGTCGACACGCTGCTGCCGTACAAGCAGACGTCCCGGGGCTGGTTGATGATCGGGTTCAGCGGCGACCCGCGGCTCGACGTGAACAACGCCGCACAGGTGCAGGAGGCGGTCCGGCTGATCGTGCCCGACGCCAGGGTGCTGTCGGTGAAGGGCCACAACTGGGGCGGCGACCGCTTCGCCCTGGGCGGCTGGTCGTTCCGGCGGCCCCGGCAGCTGACCGGCCTGCTGCGCGCGGTTCAGCAGCCGCAGGGCCGGATCTCGTTCGCCACCAGCGACATCGCCTCCGGCTGGAGCGGCTACGTGGAAGGGGCGATGGAGTCCGGCCTGGTGGCCGCGGACCAAGTGACGCGCCGCGTGCTGCGCTGA